In Tachypleus tridentatus isolate NWPU-2018 chromosome 7, ASM421037v1, whole genome shotgun sequence, a genomic segment contains:
- the LOC143256033 gene encoding uncharacterized protein LOC143256033 isoform X2 gives MSTKIYVLLVGLIGFPPQVLPYPQNVEPWHPHTSTDHYHSDYIYPKTSPSKTTFLPKPQYCPETGRTVCQNISYYPGDYIFHVVAGTKAKRFNFTSVFFDERNGDAEPNTSLLPDEPPDSDEHEHNDEMSDDNPKSTHPPWNYYGHNQGYGKGYAPSRAHPYYRHRYVVSINRHESSYPCRPYFRHRSVVSANSQSSLFSRPNNRHRSRRQRDEEPLCAVRTMFILPEAGLTDRSQWKFVINVPDRDPRFKQVIRVDVCSSPEEACASKISLPPGYESKCKQKYSKKSLVTLDGDGQGTSQDQVFVPTCCVCQLMLITQN, from the exons atTTATGTTTTGCTGGTGGGATTAATTGGCTTCCCTCCTCAGGTATTACCATATCCTCAAAATGTAGAACCCTGGCACCCACATACTAGTACTGACCACTATCACTCCGATTATATATACCCAAAGACGTCTCCATCAAAGACCACGTTCCTCCCAAAGCCACAGTACTGTCCAGAAACAGGGCGAACAGtttgtcaaaatatttcttattaccCAGG TGACTACATATTTCACGTGGTGGCAGGCACGAAAGCAAAGCGTTTCAATTTTACTTCGGTCTTCTTTGACGAACGAAACGGGGACGCTGAACCGAATACAAGTCTTCTTCCTGATGAGCCACCGGACTCTGATGAACACGAACACAATGACGAAATGAGCGATGACAACCCAAAGTCAACCCATCCCCCCTGGAACTACTATGGTCATAACCAAGGGTATGGTAAAGGTTATGCACCGTCACGTGCTCATCCGTATTACCGTCACAGGTATGTTGTGTCGATCAACCGCCACGAATCGTCATACCCTTGTCGTCCATATTTCCGACACAGATCTGTTGTTTCAGCCAACAGCCAATCATCGTTATTCTCTCGTCCTAATAACCGACACAG AAGTCGCAGACAAAGAGACGAAGAACCATTGTGTGCAGTTAGAACAATGTTCATTCTTCCAGAAGCTGGCCTAACAGATCGGTCACAGTGGAAGTTTGTAATTAACGTACCCGACAGAGATCCTCGATTTAAACAGGTCATCAGAGTCGATGTTTGCAG ttcCCCAGAAGAAGCATGCGCGAGCAAGATTTCGCTCCCCCCGGGGTATGAAAGTAAATGTAAACAGAAATACAGCAAGAAGTCACTCGTAACCTTGGATGGCGATGGTCAAGGAACCAGTCAAGACCAGGTCTTTGTCCCTACTTGCTGCGTGTGTCAGTTAATGTTGATCACGCAGAACTAA
- the LOC143256033 gene encoding uncharacterized protein LOC143256033 isoform X1, producing MLADTQSARGLHPFGTGMFSQIYVLLVGLIGFPPQVLPYPQNVEPWHPHTSTDHYHSDYIYPKTSPSKTTFLPKPQYCPETGRTVCQNISYYPGDYIFHVVAGTKAKRFNFTSVFFDERNGDAEPNTSLLPDEPPDSDEHEHNDEMSDDNPKSTHPPWNYYGHNQGYGKGYAPSRAHPYYRHRYVVSINRHESSYPCRPYFRHRSVVSANSQSSLFSRPNNRHRSRRQRDEEPLCAVRTMFILPEAGLTDRSQWKFVINVPDRDPRFKQVIRVDVCSSPEEACASKISLPPGYESKCKQKYSKKSLVTLDGDGQGTSQDQVFVPTCCVCQLMLITQN from the exons atTTATGTTTTGCTGGTGGGATTAATTGGCTTCCCTCCTCAGGTATTACCATATCCTCAAAATGTAGAACCCTGGCACCCACATACTAGTACTGACCACTATCACTCCGATTATATATACCCAAAGACGTCTCCATCAAAGACCACGTTCCTCCCAAAGCCACAGTACTGTCCAGAAACAGGGCGAACAGtttgtcaaaatatttcttattaccCAGG TGACTACATATTTCACGTGGTGGCAGGCACGAAAGCAAAGCGTTTCAATTTTACTTCGGTCTTCTTTGACGAACGAAACGGGGACGCTGAACCGAATACAAGTCTTCTTCCTGATGAGCCACCGGACTCTGATGAACACGAACACAATGACGAAATGAGCGATGACAACCCAAAGTCAACCCATCCCCCCTGGAACTACTATGGTCATAACCAAGGGTATGGTAAAGGTTATGCACCGTCACGTGCTCATCCGTATTACCGTCACAGGTATGTTGTGTCGATCAACCGCCACGAATCGTCATACCCTTGTCGTCCATATTTCCGACACAGATCTGTTGTTTCAGCCAACAGCCAATCATCGTTATTCTCTCGTCCTAATAACCGACACAG AAGTCGCAGACAAAGAGACGAAGAACCATTGTGTGCAGTTAGAACAATGTTCATTCTTCCAGAAGCTGGCCTAACAGATCGGTCACAGTGGAAGTTTGTAATTAACGTACCCGACAGAGATCCTCGATTTAAACAGGTCATCAGAGTCGATGTTTGCAG ttcCCCAGAAGAAGCATGCGCGAGCAAGATTTCGCTCCCCCCGGGGTATGAAAGTAAATGTAAACAGAAATACAGCAAGAAGTCACTCGTAACCTTGGATGGCGATGGTCAAGGAACCAGTCAAGACCAGGTCTTTGTCCCTACTTGCTGCGTGTGTCAGTTAATGTTGATCACGCAGAACTAA
- the LOC143256033 gene encoding uncharacterized protein LOC143256033 isoform X4 → MLADTQSARGLHPFGTGMFSQIYVLLVGLIGFPPQVLPYPQNVEPWHPHTSTDHYHSDYIYPKTSPSKTTFLPKPQYCPETGRTVCQNISYYPGDYIFHVVAGTKAKRFNFTSVFFDERNGDAEPNTSLLPDEPPDSDEHEHNDEMSDDNPKSTHPPWNYYGHNQGYGKGYAPSRAHPYYRHRSRRQRDEEPLCAVRTMFILPEAGLTDRSQWKFVINVPDRDPRFKQVIRVDVCSSPEEACASKISLPPGYESKCKQKYSKKSLVTLDGDGQGTSQDQVFVPTCCVCQLMLITQN, encoded by the exons atTTATGTTTTGCTGGTGGGATTAATTGGCTTCCCTCCTCAGGTATTACCATATCCTCAAAATGTAGAACCCTGGCACCCACATACTAGTACTGACCACTATCACTCCGATTATATATACCCAAAGACGTCTCCATCAAAGACCACGTTCCTCCCAAAGCCACAGTACTGTCCAGAAACAGGGCGAACAGtttgtcaaaatatttcttattaccCAGG TGACTACATATTTCACGTGGTGGCAGGCACGAAAGCAAAGCGTTTCAATTTTACTTCGGTCTTCTTTGACGAACGAAACGGGGACGCTGAACCGAATACAAGTCTTCTTCCTGATGAGCCACCGGACTCTGATGAACACGAACACAATGACGAAATGAGCGATGACAACCCAAAGTCAACCCATCCCCCCTGGAACTACTATGGTCATAACCAAGGGTATGGTAAAGGTTATGCACCGTCACGTGCTCATCCGTATTACCGTCACAG AAGTCGCAGACAAAGAGACGAAGAACCATTGTGTGCAGTTAGAACAATGTTCATTCTTCCAGAAGCTGGCCTAACAGATCGGTCACAGTGGAAGTTTGTAATTAACGTACCCGACAGAGATCCTCGATTTAAACAGGTCATCAGAGTCGATGTTTGCAG ttcCCCAGAAGAAGCATGCGCGAGCAAGATTTCGCTCCCCCCGGGGTATGAAAGTAAATGTAAACAGAAATACAGCAAGAAGTCACTCGTAACCTTGGATGGCGATGGTCAAGGAACCAGTCAAGACCAGGTCTTTGTCCCTACTTGCTGCGTGTGTCAGTTAATGTTGATCACGCAGAACTAA
- the LOC143256033 gene encoding uncharacterized protein LOC143256033 isoform X3 has product MIYVLLVGLIGFPPQVLPYPQNVEPWHPHTSTDHYHSDYIYPKTSPSKTTFLPKPQYCPETGRTVCQNISYYPGDYIFHVVAGTKAKRFNFTSVFFDERNGDAEPNTSLLPDEPPDSDEHEHNDEMSDDNPKSTHPPWNYYGHNQGYGKGYAPSRAHPYYRHRYVVSINRHESSYPCRPYFRHRSVVSANSQSSLFSRPNNRHRSRRQRDEEPLCAVRTMFILPEAGLTDRSQWKFVINVPDRDPRFKQVIRVDVCSSPEEACASKISLPPGYESKCKQKYSKKSLVTLDGDGQGTSQDQVFVPTCCVCQLMLITQN; this is encoded by the exons atTTATGTTTTGCTGGTGGGATTAATTGGCTTCCCTCCTCAGGTATTACCATATCCTCAAAATGTAGAACCCTGGCACCCACATACTAGTACTGACCACTATCACTCCGATTATATATACCCAAAGACGTCTCCATCAAAGACCACGTTCCTCCCAAAGCCACAGTACTGTCCAGAAACAGGGCGAACAGtttgtcaaaatatttcttattaccCAGG TGACTACATATTTCACGTGGTGGCAGGCACGAAAGCAAAGCGTTTCAATTTTACTTCGGTCTTCTTTGACGAACGAAACGGGGACGCTGAACCGAATACAAGTCTTCTTCCTGATGAGCCACCGGACTCTGATGAACACGAACACAATGACGAAATGAGCGATGACAACCCAAAGTCAACCCATCCCCCCTGGAACTACTATGGTCATAACCAAGGGTATGGTAAAGGTTATGCACCGTCACGTGCTCATCCGTATTACCGTCACAGGTATGTTGTGTCGATCAACCGCCACGAATCGTCATACCCTTGTCGTCCATATTTCCGACACAGATCTGTTGTTTCAGCCAACAGCCAATCATCGTTATTCTCTCGTCCTAATAACCGACACAG AAGTCGCAGACAAAGAGACGAAGAACCATTGTGTGCAGTTAGAACAATGTTCATTCTTCCAGAAGCTGGCCTAACAGATCGGTCACAGTGGAAGTTTGTAATTAACGTACCCGACAGAGATCCTCGATTTAAACAGGTCATCAGAGTCGATGTTTGCAG ttcCCCAGAAGAAGCATGCGCGAGCAAGATTTCGCTCCCCCCGGGGTATGAAAGTAAATGTAAACAGAAATACAGCAAGAAGTCACTCGTAACCTTGGATGGCGATGGTCAAGGAACCAGTCAAGACCAGGTCTTTGTCCCTACTTGCTGCGTGTGTCAGTTAATGTTGATCACGCAGAACTAA